The DNA region CCAGAAAGGTAATTGACTCTACGCTGGATCATGTGTCAGCCTATAAATTGAACCTGGCCTTTTATGAGGCATATGGTTCCGAAGGGTTCAAATGGCTAGAAGAGACTATGGAAAAGATTGGCGGCCAACGCCTTACCATTGGCGATGCAAAAAGAGGGGACATAGGAAATACAGCAAAAAAGTATGCAACGGCACTTTTTGACCACTTCGGTTTTGATGCTGTAACTGTATCACCTTACATGGGCCAAGATTCACTGGCACCATTTTTGGAACGTCCCGATCGAGGAGTATTTGTTCTTTGCCTTACTTCCAACCCCGGGGCAAGGGACATTCAGCTCAAAGAAGTTTCGGGTGTAGCTGTTTACAGGAGAGTCATTTCCATGGTAAAGGATCTCAATGAAAAAAATAATTGTGGTCTGGTGGTGGGAGCTACCAAATCAGAACAAATGGCCAATATTCGCCTGGAGGCAGGAAATATGCCATTTCTGATTCCTGGTATAGGAACTCAGGGCGGTGATTTGGAGGCCAGTGTCCATGCTGGAAACAGTAACGGAGTAGCCCTGATCAATGTGTCTAGGTCTGTACTTTATAGCGGAGATCCAGGTTCTGCAGCTATGGATTACAATTCAAAAATCAACGACATACTTGGTGATTTGAAAGGATCCTAACTATGGATATTAGCAGTATGATGGAAGAAACCGGAGCGGTGCTTAAAGGTCACTTTCAGCTCACCTCTGGAAGACACAGCGATGTCTATCTGGAGAAATTTCGCCTTTTGGAGCAGCCTGATATTGTGAACGAAATCGGAAGACAAATGGCCAAAGCTGTTGAGGGAATTAATGTGGATGTTGTTCTCGGCGCTGCTGTTGGTGGTATTTTAATAAGTAGTGCCACAGCAAACGCTTTCGGAAAAAAGGGGATTTTTGCCGAGCGGGTGAATGGTGAGCTGACATTACGGAGAGGATTTGAACTTGCTTCCGGTGATCGGGTATTGGTGGTGGAAGATATTGTTACTACCGGTGGATCGGTGCTGGAACTTCTGAATATTGTGAAATCTTGCGGCGCTCAGCCTGCAGCTGTCGTCTGCCTTACAGACAGGACTGCCGATGGCATTGATTTTGAATGTCCCACAAAGGCTTTGGTTAAGTTCCCAGCTGTTTCTTGGGATCCGGAAACCTGCCCACTATGTGAACAGAACGAACCATTAACTTCGAGAGGAAGAACTGGTAAATGATCAAAATAAGTGTATTAACTAAAGTGTCATTTTTTCTAATGATCTTAATCTTTTTATCCTGTGTTCAAAAACCGAAAGAATATGCCATTATTGAAACCGAAGAGGGTCGGATTGTTTTGAAGTTTTTTCCCAATGTGGCTCCGAAACATGTA from Candidatus Neomarinimicrobiota bacterium includes:
- the pyrF gene encoding orotidine-5'-phosphate decarboxylase, whose translation is MLKAFSDRLQEAVDSHKSHLCVGLDIDAEKIDPESPPPLAELKEFTRKVIDSTLDHVSAYKLNLAFYEAYGSEGFKWLEETMEKIGGQRLTIGDAKRGDIGNTAKKYATALFDHFGFDAVTVSPYMGQDSLAPFLERPDRGVFVLCLTSNPGARDIQLKEVSGVAVYRRVISMVKDLNEKNNCGLVVGATKSEQMANIRLEAGNMPFLIPGIGTQGGDLEASVHAGNSNGVALINVSRSVLYSGDPGSAAMDYNSKINDILGDLKGS
- a CDS encoding orotate phosphoribosyltransferase codes for the protein MDISSMMEETGAVLKGHFQLTSGRHSDVYLEKFRLLEQPDIVNEIGRQMAKAVEGINVDVVLGAAVGGILISSATANAFGKKGIFAERVNGELTLRRGFELASGDRVLVVEDIVTTGGSVLELLNIVKSCGAQPAAVVCLTDRTADGIDFECPTKALVKFPAVSWDPETCPLCEQNEPLTSRGRTGK